A window of the Tessaracoccus sp. MC1865 genome harbors these coding sequences:
- a CDS encoding NAD(P)/FAD-dependent oxidoreductase, translated as MSGSRVAVIGGGLAGVLSALRLQEAGHTVELREAAPRLGGMIAPLRLGSVEVDSGAEAYATRGGVVRALCEDLGLEVAAPQGTPHIWWRHGTFPMAEGVLGIPSSLDDPALAVLEPDEFAAVAAEAQLGRHVGATATTVGDLVRARLGEAALAKLVAPVAQGVYSLSPDKMPLSAFAPTLLEALATEGSLLAAVALVRGPGSAAVEQPIGGMFRLITAIAERFVTAGGSVRTSASVSSLRRGGSGFLLTLHDGEVLDVERVVIATPAAPAGVLLGNLGVEIQVPPVRTARSALLAVTTPALDAHPVGSGVLLAERDDTLHARALTHYSAKWPWAETGQHVLRLSYPEHILATRADALRDASRFVGVEIQEHEVLGFASVGWDSMPTRIDASNRDFIVETALEAGVDLVGAWLDGNGIAAVVAGTTRVVR; from the coding sequence GTGAGCGGCTCGCGCGTCGCCGTCATCGGTGGCGGCCTCGCCGGAGTGTTGTCCGCCCTGCGGCTGCAGGAGGCGGGTCACACCGTCGAACTGCGGGAGGCGGCGCCTCGGCTGGGCGGCATGATTGCGCCCCTGCGGCTCGGCTCCGTCGAGGTCGACTCGGGCGCGGAGGCCTACGCCACGCGTGGCGGGGTCGTGCGGGCCCTCTGTGAGGACCTCGGACTCGAGGTGGCGGCGCCCCAGGGCACGCCCCACATCTGGTGGCGGCATGGCACCTTCCCCATGGCTGAGGGCGTGCTGGGCATCCCCAGTTCGCTCGACGACCCCGCTCTGGCTGTCCTCGAGCCGGATGAATTCGCCGCCGTCGCGGCCGAAGCGCAACTCGGGCGCCACGTCGGGGCCACGGCCACGACGGTGGGCGACCTGGTGCGGGCCCGCCTGGGCGAGGCGGCCCTCGCCAAGTTGGTGGCCCCCGTCGCCCAGGGCGTGTACTCCCTGTCGCCGGACAAGATGCCGCTCTCGGCGTTCGCGCCGACGCTGCTGGAGGCGCTGGCCACCGAGGGTTCGCTGCTCGCGGCGGTCGCGCTGGTGCGCGGCCCGGGCAGCGCCGCCGTCGAACAACCGATCGGCGGGATGTTCCGCCTCATCACCGCCATCGCGGAGCGTTTCGTCACGGCCGGCGGCAGCGTGCGCACCTCGGCGTCGGTGTCGTCGCTGCGCCGCGGGGGATCGGGCTTCCTGCTGACGCTGCATGACGGTGAGGTGCTGGACGTCGAGCGTGTCGTCATCGCCACCCCCGCCGCGCCCGCCGGAGTGCTGCTGGGCAATCTCGGGGTCGAGATCCAGGTGCCACCCGTCCGGACCGCCCGCTCGGCGTTGCTCGCCGTGACCACACCTGCGCTCGATGCCCATCCCGTCGGTTCGGGCGTCCTGTTGGCGGAGCGCGACGACACGTTGCACGCCCGCGCGCTGACGCACTATTCGGCCAAGTGGCCGTGGGCTGAGACCGGGCAGCACGTGCTGCGCCTCAGCTATCCCGAACACATCCTGGCCACCCGCGCGGACGCCCTCCGGGACGCTTCTCGGTTCGTGGGCGTGGAGATCCAGGAGCACGAAGTGCTCGGGTTCGCGTCGGTAGGCTGGGATTCAATGCCCACCCGCATCGACGCCTCGAACCGCGACTTCATCGTGGAGACGGCGCTCGAGGCCGGCGTCGATCTGGTCGGCGCCTGGCTGGACGGCAATGGGATCGCCGCCGTGGTGGCGGGAACGACAAGAGTGGTGAGATGA
- a CDS encoding uroporphyrinogen-III synthase — MTLRPEGSFTDADWVALTSPATLEVLDELGMTIPEQARVAAVGAATARAARERGIDVDLVPQGASSAAALGEAWPAGSGLVVIPGSALSSTVLAEELRRKGYAVDQFAVYTMEPVDDVPGSLRGEYERCLFDVVVILAGSMGRAVDQLLGWPQGLQVVAFGPPSAAALRQLGVEVAAEARTQDAEGLIHAIANLPKGHR, encoded by the coding sequence GTGACACTGCGCCCAGAGGGCAGCTTCACCGACGCCGACTGGGTGGCGCTGACGTCGCCCGCCACGCTGGAGGTGCTCGACGAGTTGGGGATGACCATCCCCGAGCAGGCCCGCGTGGCGGCCGTGGGTGCGGCGACGGCGCGGGCGGCGCGCGAACGCGGCATCGACGTGGATCTGGTTCCGCAGGGTGCTTCCAGCGCCGCGGCCCTCGGTGAGGCCTGGCCCGCGGGCAGCGGACTGGTCGTCATCCCCGGGTCCGCGCTGTCGTCGACGGTGCTGGCGGAGGAACTGAGACGCAAGGGCTACGCGGTGGACCAGTTCGCGGTCTACACCATGGAGCCCGTCGATGACGTGCCTGGCAGCCTGCGGGGCGAGTATGAACGCTGCCTGTTCGATGTCGTGGTGATCCTCGCCGGCTCGATGGGCCGCGCCGTCGATCAACTCCTTGGTTGGCCGCAGGGTCTGCAGGTGGTGGCCTTCGGCCCGCCGTCGGCCGCCGCGCTGCGCCAGCTGGGCGTCGAAGTGGCCGCTGAAGCCCGCACCCAGGACGCCGAAGGGCTCATCCACGCCATAGCCAACCTCCCGAAGGGACATCGATGA
- the hemB gene encoding porphobilinogen synthase, which produces MRRLVREIEVRPSQLVLPMFVSDVPGQISSMPGVRRHGIDEIARAAESAVAAGVGGLMLFGVPEDAAKDEQGSQGWAEDGILQRGLRAVRNAVGSDTVIVADTCLDEFTSHGHCGFLTADGAVDNDATLAAYVSMAIAQAEAGAHVVSPSGMMDAQVEHIRAGLDGQGFQDTAILAYAAKYASAFYGPFREAVGSSLQGDRRTYQQDPANRREGLREAELDLAEGADIVMVKPAGYYLDVLSDVAAASDVPVAAYQVSGEYAMIEAAAAQGWIDRRAAVAESVTAITRAGADIVLTYWAEELATWLK; this is translated from the coding sequence ATGCGCCGGCTCGTGCGCGAGATCGAGGTGCGTCCCTCGCAGCTCGTGCTGCCCATGTTCGTCTCGGACGTGCCCGGGCAGATCTCCTCGATGCCCGGCGTGCGTCGCCACGGCATCGACGAGATCGCGCGTGCAGCGGAGAGTGCCGTCGCCGCCGGAGTGGGCGGGCTGATGCTGTTCGGCGTGCCTGAGGACGCGGCCAAGGATGAGCAGGGCTCGCAGGGTTGGGCCGAGGACGGCATCCTGCAGCGAGGGCTGCGGGCCGTACGCAACGCCGTCGGGTCTGACACGGTCATCGTGGCCGACACCTGCCTCGACGAGTTCACCTCCCACGGGCACTGCGGTTTCCTGACCGCGGACGGCGCCGTCGACAACGACGCGACGCTCGCGGCCTACGTCTCGATGGCCATCGCCCAGGCCGAGGCGGGGGCCCACGTGGTGTCGCCGTCGGGGATGATGGACGCCCAGGTGGAACACATCCGGGCCGGCCTCGACGGGCAGGGGTTCCAGGACACCGCCATCCTTGCGTACGCCGCGAAGTACGCCTCGGCGTTCTACGGTCCCTTCCGCGAGGCGGTCGGCTCGTCCCTGCAGGGTGACCGGCGCACCTACCAGCAGGACCCGGCCAACAGGCGCGAGGGGCTGCGTGAGGCCGAGCTGGACCTGGCCGAGGGCGCCGACATCGTGATGGTGAAGCCCGCCGGCTACTACCTCGACGTGCTCAGCGACGTGGCCGCAGCGTCGGACGTGCCTGTGGCCGCCTACCAGGTGTCCGGCGAGTACGCCATGATCGAGGCGGCCGCGGCGCAGGGCTGGATCGACCGCCGCGCCGCAGTGGCAGAATCAGTGACCGCGATCACGCGGGCCGGTGCAGATATCGTGCTCACCTACTGGGCGGAGGAGTTGGCGACGTGGCTGAAGTGA
- the hemL gene encoding glutamate-1-semialdehyde 2,1-aminomutase, which produces MAEVNLFARAKEIIPGGVSSPVRAFGSVGGDPVFIREARGPHVVDVAGRECVDLVCSWGPALLGHAHPQVIEAVREAAGRGLSFGAPTLAEVELAEAIHARVPVAEQVRFVSTGTEATMTAIRLARGATGRDVIVKFAGCYHGHSDALLAAAGSGVATQGLPGSAGVTAAAAGDTLVVEYNDLEALARVLDEAGERIAAVITEAAPANMGVVPPAPGFNAALRELTARHGALLIVDEVLTGFRVGPGGWLGLEGGYAPDIVTFGKVVGGGMPLAALAGRSEVMQFLAPVGPVYQAGTLSGNPLATAAGLATLRLADDAVYAHVDRRSLELQAAVTEALTAASVPHTIQAAGSLFSVFFRDGAVANYEDAKDQDTQAFARFFHAMLDAGVALPPSAFEAWFLSAAHDDAAMARITDALPLAARAAADS; this is translated from the coding sequence GTGGCTGAAGTGAACCTGTTTGCGCGGGCGAAGGAGATCATCCCGGGCGGCGTGTCGTCGCCCGTGCGGGCGTTCGGCTCAGTCGGCGGTGACCCGGTCTTCATCCGCGAGGCTCGCGGCCCGCATGTCGTCGATGTCGCCGGGCGTGAATGCGTGGACCTCGTCTGCTCCTGGGGGCCCGCGCTGCTCGGCCATGCCCACCCGCAGGTGATCGAGGCCGTCAGGGAGGCGGCCGGCCGTGGCCTCTCCTTCGGGGCGCCCACGTTGGCGGAGGTGGAACTGGCTGAGGCGATCCACGCGCGCGTCCCGGTGGCGGAACAGGTGCGCTTCGTCTCCACCGGCACCGAGGCCACCATGACGGCCATCCGGCTGGCGCGCGGCGCCACCGGGCGCGACGTCATCGTGAAGTTCGCCGGCTGCTACCACGGGCACTCCGACGCCCTCCTCGCCGCTGCCGGCTCCGGCGTCGCCACCCAGGGCCTGCCTGGTTCCGCCGGCGTGACGGCTGCGGCGGCAGGCGACACCCTCGTGGTCGAGTACAACGACCTCGAGGCGCTCGCCAGGGTGTTAGACGAGGCGGGGGAGCGCATCGCGGCCGTCATCACGGAGGCCGCGCCCGCCAACATGGGCGTGGTTCCGCCCGCTCCGGGCTTCAACGCGGCCCTCCGCGAGCTCACCGCCCGCCACGGTGCGCTGCTGATCGTCGACGAGGTGCTGACCGGTTTCCGGGTGGGGCCGGGCGGCTGGCTCGGTCTCGAGGGCGGCTACGCCCCGGACATCGTGACGTTCGGCAAGGTCGTTGGTGGCGGCATGCCGCTGGCCGCGCTCGCCGGTCGCTCTGAGGTCATGCAGTTCCTGGCCCCCGTCGGGCCGGTCTACCAGGCGGGCACCCTGTCCGGGAACCCGCTGGCCACCGCGGCGGGCCTCGCCACGCTGCGCCTGGCCGACGACGCCGTCTACGCCCACGTCGACCGCCGCTCCCTGGAGCTGCAGGCGGCCGTGACGGAAGCGCTCACCGCAGCCTCGGTGCCGCACACCATCCAGGCGGCCGGCAGCCTGTTCTCCGTCTTCTTCCGAGACGGTGCCGTTGCCAACTACGAGGACGCCAAGGACCAGGACACCCAGGCCTTCGCCCGCTTCTTCCACGCCATGTTGGACGCCGGGGTGGCGCTCCCGCCGTCGGCTTTCGAGGCCTGGTTCCTCTCGGCGGCCCACGACGACGCGGCCATGGCCCGCATCACGGACGCCTTGCCGCTGGCGGCGCGGGCTGCCGCTGATTCATGA
- the hemC gene encoding hydroxymethylbilane synthase, with translation MKLRLGTRGSALALARSAMVAELLRAQGHEVDIVRVATEHVDTIHMAEGYSLGVFAQELRTSLRSGAVDVVVHSVKDVPLSDRPEDLTFAAVLKRGDHRDALCSLRGMPLAALPRRSRIGITSLRRLAQLRALRPDLTFVDVGGTLQDRLRRLEPGDLDAVVVSAAGVHALKVEDRVAEYLPILTAPGQGALSLECRRSDQETLEAVRELDDLETRICIEAERAVLTGLNTTYLAPVGALATRRGILGLKAGIFSIDGTKRTVLEIGLPTSEYHAQRTGHNVAEALKARRADRFITAEALEAVKMTADHADDSTFIESPEDDDRVRVLLPRQEGRISQAMRENELRVDCVQLQEARLLSADNIIGDADWVVIPSGQTVWALRERGWDIPAHTKIATMGSTTQRTVEDSGRQVDLSPEGTASSQKLVELFPPADGEQRVVILCADQLSTKLETGLRAKGYTVERSEIYTMADVEEIDPALRTRWDDGAWDAVFLSQPSLAHVYAKKLGHRDDVRVLAWDEATAAAVREEGVDVFAVAKSKDTFGIADLARQLHKARR, from the coding sequence GTGAAGCTTCGGTTGGGTACGCGTGGTTCAGCATTGGCGCTGGCACGCTCCGCGATGGTTGCTGAGCTCCTCAGGGCGCAGGGCCATGAAGTCGACATCGTACGGGTGGCCACGGAACACGTGGACACCATCCACATGGCCGAGGGCTACTCCCTCGGCGTGTTCGCCCAGGAACTGCGCACGTCGCTGCGCAGCGGCGCGGTCGACGTCGTCGTGCATTCCGTCAAGGACGTCCCACTGTCCGACCGCCCTGAGGACCTCACGTTCGCCGCAGTGCTGAAGCGTGGCGACCATCGCGATGCGCTGTGTTCGCTCAGGGGCATGCCGCTGGCTGCGTTGCCGCGCCGCTCCCGCATCGGCATCACGTCGCTGCGGCGCCTCGCCCAGTTGCGCGCCCTCCGCCCGGACCTGACGTTCGTCGACGTCGGCGGCACCCTCCAGGACCGCCTGCGCCGGCTCGAGCCCGGCGACCTCGACGCCGTGGTCGTGTCGGCCGCCGGGGTTCATGCCCTCAAGGTGGAGGACCGGGTGGCCGAATACCTGCCCATCCTCACCGCACCCGGTCAGGGGGCACTGTCGCTCGAGTGTCGCCGGAGTGACCAGGAGACGCTGGAGGCGGTACGCGAACTCGACGACCTCGAGACCCGCATCTGCATCGAGGCCGAGCGCGCAGTGCTGACGGGTCTCAACACCACCTACCTGGCCCCTGTGGGAGCCCTGGCCACCCGCCGCGGCATCCTCGGCCTGAAGGCGGGCATCTTCTCGATCGACGGCACCAAGCGCACCGTCCTGGAGATCGGGTTGCCCACCTCCGAGTACCACGCGCAGCGCACCGGTCACAACGTCGCTGAGGCCCTGAAGGCGCGCCGGGCAGACCGGTTCATCACCGCCGAGGCGCTGGAGGCCGTCAAGATGACGGCTGACCACGCCGACGACTCCACCTTCATCGAGAGCCCGGAGGACGACGATCGCGTCAGGGTGCTGTTGCCCCGCCAGGAGGGGCGGATCAGCCAGGCCATGCGCGAGAACGAGTTGCGCGTGGACTGCGTGCAGCTCCAGGAGGCACGCCTGCTCTCGGCAGACAACATCATCGGCGACGCCGACTGGGTCGTCATCCCGTCAGGGCAGACGGTGTGGGCGTTGCGCGAACGCGGCTGGGACATCCCGGCGCACACGAAGATCGCGACGATGGGCTCCACCACCCAGCGCACCGTCGAGGATTCGGGGCGCCAGGTTGATCTGAGCCCCGAAGGCACCGCCAGCTCCCAGAAGCTCGTCGAGCTCTTCCCGCCGGCCGACGGTGAGCAGCGCGTCGTCATCCTGTGCGCGGACCAGCTCTCCACCAAGCTGGAGACCGGGCTCCGTGCGAAGGGCTACACCGTCGAACGCAGCGAGATCTACACCATGGCCGACGTCGAGGAGATCGACCCGGCCCTGCGCACCCGCTGGGACGACGGGGCGTGGGACGCGGTCTTCCTGAGCCAGCCGTCGCTGGCCCATGTGTACGCCAAGAAGCTCGGTCACCGCGATGACGTGCGGGTGCTGGCCTGGGACGAGGCCACTGCGGCGGCTGTCCGTGAGGAGGGCGTCGACGTCTTCGCCGTCGCCAAGTCGAAGGACACCTTCGGTATCGCTGATCTCGCCCGTCAGCTCCACAAGGCTCGCCGCTAG
- the trxA gene encoding thioredoxin, with the protein MATVEITKENLEQTIAGNGIVLLDFWAAWCGPCRQFGPIFEEASEKHPDIVFGKVDTEAQRELAAGFEIMSIPTLMAFRDNVIVFSQAGALPGAALEELIEAVEALDMDEVQAEIAKQKGGAEVQ; encoded by the coding sequence ATGGCAACCGTTGAAATCACCAAGGAAAACCTCGAGCAGACCATTGCCGGCAACGGCATCGTCCTCCTCGACTTCTGGGCGGCCTGGTGCGGCCCCTGCCGTCAGTTCGGCCCCATCTTCGAAGAGGCTTCGGAGAAGCACCCCGACATCGTCTTCGGCAAGGTGGACACCGAGGCGCAGCGCGAGCTCGCCGCGGGCTTCGAGATCATGTCGATCCCCACGCTCATGGCCTTCCGCGACAACGTCATCGTGTTCTCCCAGGCCGGTGCGCTGCCCGGTGCCGCGCTCGAGGAACTGATCGAGGCCGTCGAGGCGCTCGACATGGACGAGGTCCAGGCGGAGATCGCCAAGCAGAAGGGCGGCGCGGAGGTCCAGTGA
- a CDS encoding SDR family oxidoreductase yields the protein MTDLHAITKAAEAKTMDEGAFPAQSQTPPGLTTEMTPLPDHGEEGWIGRDRLHGLKALITGGDSGIGRAVAIAYAREGADVALSYLPEEQSDAEDVKKLVEDAGRTCVLLPGDITEEAIARKVVDDAARQLGGLNILVNNAGFQWARRDGGLADLKTEEMDRTFKTNLYALFWLSQQALGYLDKGDCIINVSSIQAYDPSVDLIDYAATKAAINNYTVNLAAELGPKGIRVNSVAPGPIWTPLQPATKKAEEMPKFGLNTPLGRPGQPSEMAGAFVFLASPLEASYVSGTVLGVTGGRPVF from the coding sequence ATGACTGATCTGCACGCAATCACCAAGGCAGCTGAGGCAAAGACCATGGACGAGGGTGCATTCCCCGCCCAGAGCCAGACGCCCCCCGGGCTCACCACCGAGATGACGCCCCTCCCGGACCACGGCGAGGAAGGCTGGATCGGCCGTGACCGGTTGCATGGCCTGAAGGCCCTCATCACCGGCGGCGATTCGGGCATCGGGCGGGCCGTGGCCATCGCGTACGCCCGCGAAGGCGCCGACGTGGCGTTGAGCTATCTGCCCGAGGAGCAGTCCGATGCCGAGGACGTGAAGAAGCTGGTGGAGGACGCCGGCCGCACGTGCGTTCTGCTTCCGGGAGACATCACCGAAGAGGCGATCGCCCGCAAGGTGGTCGACGACGCCGCCCGCCAGCTGGGAGGGCTCAACATCCTGGTCAACAACGCAGGATTCCAGTGGGCCCGGCGCGACGGCGGTCTGGCAGACCTCAAGACGGAGGAAATGGACCGGACCTTCAAGACCAACCTCTACGCCCTGTTCTGGCTGTCCCAGCAGGCGCTGGGCTACCTCGACAAGGGCGACTGCATCATCAACGTGAGCTCCATCCAGGCCTACGACCCGTCAGTGGATCTCATCGACTACGCGGCCACCAAGGCCGCCATCAACAACTACACGGTCAACCTGGCGGCCGAACTCGGGCCCAAGGGGATCCGCGTGAACTCCGTGGCCCCGGGCCCGATCTGGACGCCGCTGCAGCCGGCCACCAAGAAGGCCGAGGAGATGCCGAAGTTCGGGCTCAACACTCCCCTGGGGCGTCCTGGTCAGCCCTCCGAGATGGCCGGCGCCTTCGTCTTCCTCGCCAGCCCGCTCGAGGCGTCCTACGTATCCGGGACCGTGCTGGGGGTCACGGGCGGCCGCCCCGTCTTCTAG
- a CDS encoding inorganic phosphate transporter: protein MSPELIVLALVVITALAFDFTNGFHDTGNAMATSIATKALSPKVAVALSAVLNLVGAFLSVEVALTVTNAVVNIQDSSGAPRPELIGDGGMALLTIILAGLVGAIVWNLLTWLLGLPSSSSHALFGGLIGATMAGLGVSGVKWAGDGTKLDGVIGKVVLPALLSPAIAIAVASVGTWLVYRITQGVAEKYRESGFRWGQIGSASLVSLAHGTNDAQKTMGVITLALIATGTWTDLTSVPLWVKVACALAIALGTYIGGWRIIRTLGKGLVEISAPQGMAAESSSAAVILASSHLGFALSTTHVATGSILGSGLGKRAKVNWSVAGRMLMAWAITLPAAGIVGAAMWFVGHSLGGLFGAIVMFLVLAIASGWMYLHSQKTRVDHRNVNDEWVEDVTQRQLPEQPAKPHRRVRSKA from the coding sequence GTGTCCCCCGAACTCATCGTGCTAGCGCTTGTCGTTATCACCGCACTTGCCTTCGACTTCACGAACGGCTTCCACGACACCGGCAACGCGATGGCTACGTCGATCGCAACGAAGGCCCTCTCCCCCAAGGTTGCGGTTGCGTTGTCGGCAGTCCTCAACCTGGTCGGCGCCTTCCTGTCCGTGGAAGTCGCCCTGACCGTCACCAACGCCGTGGTCAACATCCAGGACTCCAGCGGCGCCCCACGCCCGGAGTTGATCGGTGACGGCGGCATGGCGCTGCTGACGATCATCCTGGCCGGCCTCGTGGGTGCCATCGTCTGGAACCTGCTCACCTGGCTGTTGGGCCTGCCGTCGAGCTCATCGCACGCGCTGTTCGGTGGGCTCATCGGTGCCACCATGGCCGGGCTCGGCGTGAGCGGCGTCAAGTGGGCCGGCGACGGCACGAAGCTCGACGGGGTGATCGGCAAGGTGGTGTTGCCCGCCCTGTTGTCGCCGGCCATCGCCATCGCCGTCGCCTCCGTGGGCACGTGGCTCGTGTACCGCATCACCCAGGGGGTCGCGGAGAAGTACCGCGAGAGTGGGTTCCGCTGGGGACAGATCGGTTCCGCGTCGCTCGTCTCCCTGGCGCACGGCACCAACGACGCGCAGAAGACCATGGGCGTCATCACGCTGGCACTGATCGCCACCGGCACCTGGACGGACCTCACGTCGGTGCCGCTGTGGGTCAAGGTGGCGTGTGCGCTGGCCATCGCGCTGGGCACCTACATCGGCGGATGGCGCATCATCCGGACGCTCGGCAAGGGCCTGGTCGAGATCAGCGCACCGCAGGGGATGGCCGCGGAGTCGTCATCCGCGGCGGTCATCCTGGCCTCCAGCCACCTGGGCTTCGCCCTGTCCACCACCCACGTCGCCACCGGCTCCATCCTCGGCTCCGGCCTCGGCAAGCGCGCGAAGGTCAACTGGTCGGTGGCCGGCCGGATGTTGATGGCCTGGGCGATCACCCTGCCCGCCGCCGGCATCGTCGGCGCCGCCATGTGGTTCGTCGGACACAGCCTGGGCGGCCTGTTCGGCGCCATCGTGATGTTCCTCGTTCTGGCGATCGCCTCAGGGTGGATGTACCTCCACTCGCAGAAGACCAGGGTCGACCACAGGAACGTCAACGACGAATGGGTCGAGGACGTCACCCAACGGCAACTGCCTGAGCAGCCCGCCAAGCCCCACCGCCGGGTCAGGAGCAAGGCATGA
- a CDS encoding M48 family metallopeptidase, with amino-acid sequence MTPRRPHASLLQVGSVSAEVTYKPIKSLRMRVVPPDGVVKISVPLGLAEETVTEFVRSHERWLLKARQQVRLAHPPEEPLTDGGRARLWGRWHEVRTGESAKAGARLEDGVLVLSGPDEDARRRGLENLYRRELRAALPGLFALWEPQVGRRHATVKLRRMTSRWGTCNVRTAAITFNTALAEHPPTALEYVVVHELMHLIERGHGPRFVAGMDRLLPEWRQRRKALKGHP; translated from the coding sequence ATGACTCCTCGACGTCCCCACGCCTCGCTGCTCCAAGTGGGCAGCGTGTCAGCTGAGGTGACGTACAAGCCCATCAAGAGCCTGCGGATGCGGGTGGTCCCTCCCGACGGCGTGGTGAAGATTTCAGTCCCACTGGGGTTGGCGGAGGAGACGGTCACGGAGTTCGTGCGCAGCCACGAGCGTTGGCTGCTCAAGGCCAGGCAACAGGTCCGGCTCGCCCACCCGCCGGAGGAACCGTTGACCGATGGCGGGCGCGCCAGGCTCTGGGGCCGGTGGCATGAGGTGCGCACTGGCGAGTCGGCCAAGGCGGGCGCCCGGTTGGAGGACGGCGTCCTCGTGCTGTCCGGTCCGGATGAGGACGCCCGCAGACGAGGGCTGGAGAACCTCTACCGGCGCGAACTCCGGGCCGCCCTGCCTGGCCTGTTCGCACTCTGGGAACCGCAGGTCGGACGCCGGCACGCCACGGTGAAGCTGCGGCGCATGACCTCGCGCTGGGGCACGTGCAACGTCCGCACGGCCGCCATCACCTTCAACACCGCGCTCGCGGAGCACCCCCCCACCGCGCTGGAGTACGTCGTCGTGCACGAGTTGATGCACCTCATCGAACGCGGCCACGGCCCACGCTTCGTCGCCGGGATGGACCGGTTGCTGCCTGAATGGCGTCAGCGACGCAAGGCCTTGAAAGGTCATCCGTGA
- a CDS encoding 3-methyladenine DNA glycosylase, translating to MRVLEAAEWRERAEIHRGRVTAELAEVVRRRERGLKHPVDDFLFQYYNLRPSHLAQWHPGAGVGLAGGEAFAERQFYATTGRVTVFDAASFLAKRGGTVETAHRLLAAAADKAPRFGCFGMHEWAMVYRLQEGQTRHPYLKLRFEPAEVARIVEEVGCRCTHFDAFRFFTEPARPLNVLQPTRETQPDLDQPGCLHVNMDLYRWAGKLSPAVGSELLFEAYLLARDIREVDMQASAYDLADWGYEPIPVETAEGRARYAALQRGFAERAVPLRHEILRVIRSLES from the coding sequence GTGAGGGTGCTGGAGGCCGCTGAATGGCGGGAGCGCGCCGAAATCCACCGCGGGCGCGTCACCGCGGAACTGGCGGAGGTGGTGCGGCGGCGGGAACGCGGCCTCAAGCACCCCGTCGACGACTTCCTGTTCCAGTACTACAACCTGAGGCCCAGCCACCTGGCGCAGTGGCATCCGGGTGCCGGCGTCGGCCTGGCCGGGGGAGAGGCTTTCGCGGAGCGTCAGTTCTATGCGACGACGGGACGGGTGACCGTGTTCGACGCAGCGTCCTTCCTGGCCAAGCGGGGCGGCACGGTCGAAACGGCCCACCGCCTCCTGGCTGCCGCGGCGGACAAGGCCCCCCGGTTCGGGTGCTTCGGGATGCACGAGTGGGCGATGGTCTACAGGCTGCAGGAGGGCCAGACGCGGCACCCCTATCTGAAGCTGCGCTTCGAGCCGGCGGAGGTGGCCCGGATCGTGGAGGAGGTGGGCTGCCGGTGCACGCATTTCGACGCGTTCCGCTTCTTCACCGAGCCCGCCCGGCCGCTCAACGTGCTGCAACCGACGCGTGAGACGCAGCCTGACCTGGACCAACCGGGTTGCCTCCACGTGAACATGGACCTCTACCGCTGGGCCGGCAAACTCTCTCCCGCAGTGGGTTCCGAGCTGCTGTTCGAGGCCTATCTCCTGGCGCGCGACATCCGCGAGGTGGACATGCAGGCCTCCGCCTACGACCTCGCAGACTGGGGCTACGAGCCCATCCCTGTCGAGACGGCAGAGGGGCGGGCCCGCTACGCAGCACTGCAGCGTGGCTTCGCGGAGCGGGCGGTTCCCCTCCGACACGAGATCCTGCGGGTGATCAGGTCACTCGAATCCTGA